A section of the Lineus longissimus chromosome 1, tnLinLong1.2, whole genome shotgun sequence genome encodes:
- the LOC135495288 gene encoding PDZ and LIM domain protein 7-like isoform X2 has protein sequence MSGGSGISVKLERSLYCGVLPPWGFRIHGGKDFSHNLTVLRVTPGSIADRCGLWNGDVIEEINGKDATNLIHLDAQQLIKVSGEQLELVVERHDNTNSTTVSNDGRSSVSKSGPEEPGVHGTTQRTIGVEVGSDETDSATPSPDKTEGLTAENGETAERNITVGVDATDVEVEITVSKGEARSPSPADEPPPLPHSAVPDFHVRPAPVEHKSTIPSWMEPRSEPVMGRTMKLLQRKLSVGETAPSVLDKSASSLPESTLEKQPSEPKPFVSSVPQLLQDEGEKKTVLCISKQNQADIPSNPVEPSAEAVTEKKPSEPKPFVSSTLQLLQEEEKERKRLGAGKPKPRHSPSNSVESSADPPLGRTMRMLQQQLKIGGDSPLPSVLAPDYSKTHARPRSWGQVGRPSTIIKAPTRKETDNRQSSDPASKPIEPLNRPAEIAKPAEIAKPDTGKANVGPNYRYYAGLTPTPDKEIEPIQVGRRRSSDFEKKRTSIDSSGSIGQSKVFDTWTGVWKDPEPTRLGTYQHTDQTKPAPPKAPAPPDVKKVPPKSVDTLDGAVNGEPGKPSCAGCQQTIKGAFVTAIGKTWCPDHFCCHYCKINLSETHFVEEDGKIYCQEDYELLFSPRCARCNETIFGHAINAIGKSFHPSCFVCAKCMKPFEGDGFMLEKGEPYCQKDYDALFTVRCGKCEDSITGGERYIEALGKEWHIRCFACSVCRTQLEGTKFFVINGAPYCQDHKA, from the exons atgtcaGGGGGCTCTGGGATCTCAGTGAAATTGGAGAGGAGCCTCTACTGCGGAGTGCTGCCTCCCTGGGGGTTCCGCATCCATGGGGGAAAGGActtcagtcacaacctgacgGTCTTGCGA GTTACGCCAGGCAGCATTGCGGACCGCTGCGGCCTGTGGAACGGCGATGTCATCGAAGAGATCAACGGGAAGGACGCCACAAATCTTATTCATCTCGACGCGCAACAGCTCATCAAAGTTTCCGGCGAACAGTTAGAACTGGTTGTGGAGAG GCATGATAATACAAACAGTACCACTGTTTCCAATGACGGTAGATCCTCAGTTTCGAAATCGGGGCCAGAGGAACCAGGAGTACATGGAACTACACAGAGAACCATAGGAGTCGAAGTCGGGAGTGACGAAACAGATTCAGCCACACCGTCACCGGATAAAACAGAAGGCCTAACTGCTGAAAACGGTGAGACAGCTGAAAGGAATATTACTGTCGGAGTCGATGCGACAGACGTTGAAGTAGAGATTACGGTTAGCAAGGGTGAAGCACGAAGCCCAAGTCCTGCAGATGAACCACCTCCACTCCCCCATTCCGCAGTCCCGGACTTCCACGTGCGGCCGGCCCCTGTCGAACACAAGTCTACCATACCATCATGGATGGAACCGCGTTCTGAACCTGTCATGGGTCGCACCATGAAGTTATTACAGAGGAAGCTGTCCGTTGGTGAAACCGCTCCGAG TGTGCTGGATAAGAGTGCCAGCAGTTTACCAGAATCAACACTGGAGAAACAGCCTTCAGAACCGAAACCCTTTGTAAGCAGTGTACCCCAGCTTCTTCAAGACGAGGGCGAGAAGAAAACGGTCCTGTGCATCAGCAAACAAAATCAAGCAGATATCCCTTCGAATCCCGTTGAACCTTCTGCAGAAGCCGTTACAGAGAAAAAGCCGTCTGAGCCGAAGCCTTTCGTGAGCAGTACTCTCCAGTTACTCCAAGAAGAAGAGAAGGAGAGGAAGAGATTGGGCGCGGGGAAACCGAAACCAAGGCACTCTCCGTCGAATTCTGTGGAATCTTCAGCGGACCCGCCACTTGGTCGGACCATGAGGATGTTACAGCAACAACTGAAAATTGG TGGGGATAGTCCTCTTCCAAGTGTTCTTGCACCTGATTACTCAAAAACACATG CTCGTCCACGTTCCTGGGGCCAAGTAGGACGGCCATCAACAATCATTAAGGCACCAACACGGAAGGAAACAGATAACAGGCAGTCATCGGACCCTGCCTCAAAACCCATAGAACCGCTGAACAGACCTGCAGAAATAGCCAAACCTGCAGAAATAGCCAAACCTGATACCGGAAAAGCAAACGTTGGACCAAACTACCGATATTACGCTGGTCTAACTCCAACACCAGACAAAGAGATCGAACCTATCCAGGTTGGTCGTCGGAGATCCAGTGACTTCGAAAAGAAGCGTACTTCCATCGACTCCTCAGGGTCTATTGGTCAATCTAAGGTGTTCGACACCTGGACGGGCGTCTGGAAGGACCCCGAGCCAACCCGTTTGGGAACCTACCAGCACACTGACCAGACGAAGCCAGCTCCTCCTAAGGCGCCTGCACCCCCTGATGTTAAAAAAGTTCCACCGAAGTCGGTGGACACATTGGATGGTGCAGTCAATGGAGAGCCCGGGAAACCGTCTTGCGCCGGTTGTCAGCAGACTATAAA GGGAGCATTTGTGACTGCAATCGGCAAGACATGGTGCCCAGATCATTTCTGTTGTCACTACTGTAAGATCAACCTCTCTGAGACTCATTTCGTTGAAGAAGACGGCAAGATCTATTGTCAAGAAGACTATGAGCTTCTGTTCTCTCCACGATGTGCCCGCTGCAATGAAACAATATTTGGG CACGCAATCAACGCAATAGGAAAGTCGTTTCACCCGTCATGTTTCGTGTGCGCCAAGTGTATGAAGCCGTTCGAGGGAGATGGGTTCATGTTGGAGAAAGGGGAACCATACTGTCAAAAAG
- the LOC135495288 gene encoding PDZ and LIM domain protein 7-like isoform X1 encodes MSGGSGISVKLERSLYCGVLPPWGFRIHGGKDFSHNLTVLRVTPGSIADRCGLWNGDVIEEINGKDATNLIHLDAQQLIKVSGEQLELVVERQVDQCGIFFRHDNTNSTTVSNDGRSSVSKSGPEEPGVHGTTQRTIGVEVGSDETDSATPSPDKTEGLTAENGETAERNITVGVDATDVEVEITVSKGEARSPSPADEPPPLPHSAVPDFHVRPAPVEHKSTIPSWMEPRSEPVMGRTMKLLQRKLSVGETAPSVLDKSASSLPESTLEKQPSEPKPFVSSVPQLLQDEGEKKTVLCISKQNQADIPSNPVEPSAEAVTEKKPSEPKPFVSSTLQLLQEEEKERKRLGAGKPKPRHSPSNSVESSADPPLGRTMRMLQQQLKIGGDSPLPSVLAPDYSKTHARPRSWGQVGRPSTIIKAPTRKETDNRQSSDPASKPIEPLNRPAEIAKPAEIAKPDTGKANVGPNYRYYAGLTPTPDKEIEPIQVGRRRSSDFEKKRTSIDSSGSIGQSKVFDTWTGVWKDPEPTRLGTYQHTDQTKPAPPKAPAPPDVKKVPPKSVDTLDGAVNGEPGKPSCAGCQQTIKGAFVTAIGKTWCPDHFCCHYCKINLSETHFVEEDGKIYCQEDYELLFSPRCARCNETIFGHAINAIGKSFHPSCFVCAKCMKPFEGDGFMLEKGEPYCQKDYDALFTVRCGKCEDSITGGERYIEALGKEWHIRCFACSVCRTQLEGTKFFVINGAPYCQDHKA; translated from the exons atgtcaGGGGGCTCTGGGATCTCAGTGAAATTGGAGAGGAGCCTCTACTGCGGAGTGCTGCCTCCCTGGGGGTTCCGCATCCATGGGGGAAAGGActtcagtcacaacctgacgGTCTTGCGA GTTACGCCAGGCAGCATTGCGGACCGCTGCGGCCTGTGGAACGGCGATGTCATCGAAGAGATCAACGGGAAGGACGCCACAAATCTTATTCATCTCGACGCGCAACAGCTCATCAAAGTTTCCGGCGAACAGTTAGAACTGGTTGTGGAGAGGCAAGTTGATCAGTGCGGCATTTTCTTCAG GCATGATAATACAAACAGTACCACTGTTTCCAATGACGGTAGATCCTCAGTTTCGAAATCGGGGCCAGAGGAACCAGGAGTACATGGAACTACACAGAGAACCATAGGAGTCGAAGTCGGGAGTGACGAAACAGATTCAGCCACACCGTCACCGGATAAAACAGAAGGCCTAACTGCTGAAAACGGTGAGACAGCTGAAAGGAATATTACTGTCGGAGTCGATGCGACAGACGTTGAAGTAGAGATTACGGTTAGCAAGGGTGAAGCACGAAGCCCAAGTCCTGCAGATGAACCACCTCCACTCCCCCATTCCGCAGTCCCGGACTTCCACGTGCGGCCGGCCCCTGTCGAACACAAGTCTACCATACCATCATGGATGGAACCGCGTTCTGAACCTGTCATGGGTCGCACCATGAAGTTATTACAGAGGAAGCTGTCCGTTGGTGAAACCGCTCCGAG TGTGCTGGATAAGAGTGCCAGCAGTTTACCAGAATCAACACTGGAGAAACAGCCTTCAGAACCGAAACCCTTTGTAAGCAGTGTACCCCAGCTTCTTCAAGACGAGGGCGAGAAGAAAACGGTCCTGTGCATCAGCAAACAAAATCAAGCAGATATCCCTTCGAATCCCGTTGAACCTTCTGCAGAAGCCGTTACAGAGAAAAAGCCGTCTGAGCCGAAGCCTTTCGTGAGCAGTACTCTCCAGTTACTCCAAGAAGAAGAGAAGGAGAGGAAGAGATTGGGCGCGGGGAAACCGAAACCAAGGCACTCTCCGTCGAATTCTGTGGAATCTTCAGCGGACCCGCCACTTGGTCGGACCATGAGGATGTTACAGCAACAACTGAAAATTGG TGGGGATAGTCCTCTTCCAAGTGTTCTTGCACCTGATTACTCAAAAACACATG CTCGTCCACGTTCCTGGGGCCAAGTAGGACGGCCATCAACAATCATTAAGGCACCAACACGGAAGGAAACAGATAACAGGCAGTCATCGGACCCTGCCTCAAAACCCATAGAACCGCTGAACAGACCTGCAGAAATAGCCAAACCTGCAGAAATAGCCAAACCTGATACCGGAAAAGCAAACGTTGGACCAAACTACCGATATTACGCTGGTCTAACTCCAACACCAGACAAAGAGATCGAACCTATCCAGGTTGGTCGTCGGAGATCCAGTGACTTCGAAAAGAAGCGTACTTCCATCGACTCCTCAGGGTCTATTGGTCAATCTAAGGTGTTCGACACCTGGACGGGCGTCTGGAAGGACCCCGAGCCAACCCGTTTGGGAACCTACCAGCACACTGACCAGACGAAGCCAGCTCCTCCTAAGGCGCCTGCACCCCCTGATGTTAAAAAAGTTCCACCGAAGTCGGTGGACACATTGGATGGTGCAGTCAATGGAGAGCCCGGGAAACCGTCTTGCGCCGGTTGTCAGCAGACTATAAA GGGAGCATTTGTGACTGCAATCGGCAAGACATGGTGCCCAGATCATTTCTGTTGTCACTACTGTAAGATCAACCTCTCTGAGACTCATTTCGTTGAAGAAGACGGCAAGATCTATTGTCAAGAAGACTATGAGCTTCTGTTCTCTCCACGATGTGCCCGCTGCAATGAAACAATATTTGGG CACGCAATCAACGCAATAGGAAAGTCGTTTCACCCGTCATGTTTCGTGTGCGCCAAGTGTATGAAGCCGTTCGAGGGAGATGGGTTCATGTTGGAGAAAGGGGAACCATACTGTCAAAAAG
- the LOC135482612 gene encoding isatin hydrolase-like — MTPYLYSALVVLFAGVVTSLPAPLAEPDNMVDMTHNLVGNDEMPKWPGHKKYTFTIENRGNYHGTGLYVELNSISLSEHTATHMDAAAHLGKPGNRRVHQIPQRDLVSEAVVVDIREKAKANREAELTVDDLKKWESKYGRIPNRAFVFMNSGWEQYWTNKTAFLGTKSFDDMNSLHYPGVSESATRWLIDERHVLAIGVDTISLDPSSSTTAGTHRYLLGEKNLFGFEMVANLNSLPPRGATVFAFPMKIYDGSGAPLRMFAFWNNAGCEFQPSAPLLVLIVLSVFLS, encoded by the exons ATGACTCCATATCTGTATTCGGCACTGGTTGTGCTATTTGCTGGTGTGGTGACGAGCCTACCTGCTCCCCTAGCTGAACCTGACAACATGGTTGATATGACACACAACCTCGTGGGCAATGACGAGATGCCGAAATGGCCTGGGCACAAGAAATATACGTTTACAATCGAAAATAGAGGAAACTATCATGGAACTGGCCTATA TGTCGAGTTAAATTCGATATCCCTGTCGGAACACACGGCCACCCACATGGATGCCGCAGCTCATTTGGGGAAGCCAGGGAACCGCAGAGTCCACCAGATACCTCAGAGAGACCTTGTCTCGGAGGCTGTCGTGGTGGACATCCGAGAGAAGGCAAAGGCGAACCGGGAAGCCGAACTAACAGTAGATGATCTCAAGAAGTGGGAAAGTAAATACGGTCGTATaccaaacag GGCATTCGTCTTCATGAATTCGGGATGGGAACAGTACTGGACTAACAAGACAGCATTCCTGGGGACGAAGTCGTTTGATGACATGAATAGCTTACATTACCCTGGCGTCAGTGAAAGTGCAACGAGATGGCTAATTGATGAACGGCATGTCTTGGCTATAGGCGTGGATACCATTTCGCTGGATCCAAGCAGTTCAACGACCGCTGGAACACACAG ATACCTTCTTGGAGAGAAAAATCTGTTCGGTTTCGAGATGGTTGCAAATCTTAACAGTCTGCCGCCACGTGGCGCCACCGTCTTCGCCTTTCCAATGAAAATATATGATGGAAGTGGCGCTCCTTTGCGGATGTTTGCATTTTGGAATAATGCGGGCTGCGAGTTCCAGCCATCTGCCCCTTTGCTTGTACTTATTGTGTTATCAGTTTTTCTCAGCTAA